DNA sequence from the Acetobacteroides hydrogenigenes genome:
TGCTTCATATAGTCTCTTCCTATAAGATCTAAAAATACAAAAAGGAGGTCTTACAAACAATTGTAAGACCTCCATCTATGCAAAGCCTAGGCTAGTTTTTTCTACTTTTTAATTGCTTAATGAATGTTGGAAAACTCCGAAACATCAACCTGTACGCCTAAAAGACCCTTTTCCTTAAGGGTATCAATGTAGAACGGCATCTTTGTTGTCTTTAGCGTTTTGGTTTCTCCACCCTCGAAGTGCTCTTCGTGAACGTATGTTTTAGCCTCGCCTTCCATCACCTCAAGCTCGGCCTGGTACACCTTCATTGCAGCATCATGATCGTAGAAGTCGAAATCGCTCTTGCCTATTAACTCTTCTGCTTTTAAACCATGTGCCTTGGCTACAGCAGAGTTGATGACAACAAGCTTACCTGAGTGATCCTTTACGAAAACCTTTAATGGTAGGTTGTCGATAATCTTATTGTACATCGTCTTCACGTTTTCCGCATCTTCCGAAGCCTTTTCCATTTGGGCTAGTGTTTCCTTCATTGCCTCGTTTTGCATGGTCATTTCAATCTCCATTCGCTTGAAGTCAGTAATAACCTTAGAGATACCAAACGATCCTACGATGCGACCATCAGCACCAATGAGCGGCATTTTGGTGGTAGATACCCACTGTTCGCGACCATCATCCCATCGCTCGCAAACCACATTGTCGATAATCTTTTTGCCAGTTCTAACAATTTCCATCTCCTCTTGATACGAGCGATTGGCGTGCTCGGCCGAGTGGAAGTCGAAGTCGGACTTACCAACAAGATCGGCAGCCGAGTTAACCTTGAATAGCGGAGCCATCGATTCGCTGACACGAATGAAGCGGCACTGTTCGTCCTTAAAGTAGATAAAGTCTGGAATTGTAGATAGAAGCGCATCCAATAGGTATTTTTCCTTCTCCAGCTCCTTGTTCATCTGATCGTTTTCGCGAGCACGCTTTTCGAGTTCTTCTTGGGTAGCCTGTAGCTCTTCTAGGTTTTGGCGCATCTCCTCTTCCTGTGCGGCCATCTGCTCTGCCTGTACCTGCGAACGCTCCAAAAGGGCAGTTGTACGCTCGTTGATACGCACGCTGGTTATGGTAGACGATATGCTTTCGGCAATTTTCTCAATGAACTGGATTTGATACTCTTCAAACTCGTTGAAAGAAGCTATCTCGAGTACACCATTTACGGTATCGTTGATTTTTAGCGGAACAAGAATCAGGTTGTTCGGATTCTTTTGTCCCAATCCTGATGTGATTTCGAGGTAGTTATCGGGCATCTCCTTAAGCAGGATAGACTGCTTTTCGAAGAAGCATCGGCCAACTAGCCCCTCTCCCATATCTACCCGCTTTTGGTGCATTTTACGACGATCGTAGGCAAAGCAAGCGGTCATTTCGAGGAAATGATCGTCCTCAACATCATCGTTAAGAACGAATACGCCACCTTGTATGGCATTTACGTACTTAACCAGATTCTTAAGAACATCGAACGACATCTCCTTAAGGTTGTCGTGGTTGTTGCGAAGTATCTCGGCAAATTTGGCCATCCCCTCGTTAGCCCACTGGCTCTTTTTGTTGGCCTCCTTTTGGGCTTCTTCGAGCTCTTTGGCTTTGGCAAGGCTTCCTTGCATACCAACAAGAGCAATCCCCAACTTATCTTCGTTACCACGAGGTGCATAGCTGCATGCGAGGTTGCCCTCGCCGATCTCCTTGGCAAAGCGGGCTGTTTCGGTAAGGTTATCTACCAAGTCGTTTACCGAATTGGACATAGCCCCGATTTCGTCGTTTAGCGAATAGCGTACCTTCAACTCGTCGGACACCTTCCCTTGCGCTACCTCCTTTAAGGATACGGTTAGCCTATTTAGCGGAGCAAGGATTCGGATGCTAAAGACCTTCAGCAAAACAGTGGCGAGTACAGCCCAAACGCCCATCACCACAAAAAGGATCATAGCTAAGAGGCCTAGCTGGCTTCCGCTACGAGGCGACAGGAATACGACTCCACCATCGGCATTTACCTTCGATAGCGGATAGTAGCAGGCAATATACCTGCTGTCGTCGAAGCGAACCCTTTTGATGCTGTTATCGGCCTGACCAGCGGCAAACTCCGAAAGCTTATCGCCATCGGCAAGCGAGGCTAGGCTCTTCCCTAGGTACTTTTCTACGTTCGACGATACGATATCGCCACCACTGTTTAGCAGTAGAATGCTTAGCGTATCCTCCTTCATATTCTTGTTAGCCGAAAGAACGAGCTCCTGCAGCGGCAGCATTTGGCCAACTACTAGGGTTCGCCCGTTAATGGACGTGCCCTTTACAGCTACCCTTAGGTAGGCATGCTTATCGGCTGAGGTAACTAGAGCAACCTCCTTATCCGACGCAATATCGGCTGCCGTAAAGCGATTGTCGGAGAAGGTTCCTGTGCCAACTGCTGCCTCGCCGTTTGCCGTAAGGTGGTAAACCTTAGTGGCGCCTGTGCCCGTTTCGGTAACGGTGGCGTACAGGTTTTGGGTATCGTTAACCCCTTTCAGCCATTTCACGATAGCCGTATCGCTGGCGTTGCTTGCCAATAGGTTACCCAAGCTAACCGAGGCTACCTTAGCCACCTGTGCCGACGAGGCTATGCTCCGTTGCAAGGCGCTCTCGAACGCTGCCGACTGGGCCTCGAGCCGCTCCTTTTCGCTACTATACATCACCTTTCTCATCTGAACGAGGAGAAGGCTTCCGATAACTAGGAAAAACAGCAGGGAGGCGGCTATGATCGACAGTGAAATCTTCTTCTTCAAAGAAAAATTGACGTAATCAAACTTAACTCTCATATTCCCTTATTTGCGTGATTCAAACTAAGCCATTAATAGTAATTAAAAATCCCACGAAATTACAACTTTCCCCGACTCAGCCACGCACGCCTTGCACAAATATAGACAGCGCCTATTCCTTTGCAGCATGCATTAATAGAACAAATGGCTGGGGCGCACACCAAACTGCATTGCAAAATTTTCAACCACAAGAACACTCATGCAATTCTTTTACTATATTTATAAATCTTTAAGACAGCCACCATCATAGGGTCATCTTCATGAGCCAAGCCAATTCAAATGGCTGGTGGCAATCTTAACAACAAACAGCCTCCTAACGGAGGAATTGCTAACAATAAAAGTATTTAAACTATGAAAAGTACAATTACTGACAAGCTGGTGAAGGATCATAAGGCAGAAATCGAAGCCGCCATCACCGCATTAGAAAATTTGATTAACCCTAACACCCCGGTGCTCACATCGGAAGAACGCTCATTTTACGGTAAAGGGGGAGGAGATTCCAACAAGCTTCTGGTAGATGACGTAAAGACCCTTTCGCAAACTCAGCCACAGCTGAACTCTCCGCTTATCGATTGGACCGAATTTAACAGCGACAACGCTGCTGTAAGCACGTGTAAGAGTTGGATTGGCAGGATGGAATCGATAGTCTACAAGCTAGAAAGTGCCAAGATGATGCACGAGTACGATAACTACATGGATGCCATCGACCAGTACGCGCACCTCGACTACCTTAGCCGTAATAACGTACAGGGCGCTGCCGAAGCGCACAAGCTGCTTAAGGAGCACTTTAAGCGTGCAAAGGCAAAAACCGAAAGCAATACCGAAAAGTAGCCAACCCCAATACCGACAAAAAAGGTGCTCGCAATCGGGCACCTTTTTTGTGCGTCAGCCGATAGGTTGACCTATCAACGACGATAGCCTAACCTATCAACGACGATAGCCTAACCTATCAACGACGATAGCCCAACCTATCAACGACGATAGCCCAACCTATCAACGACGATAGCCCAACCTATCAACGACGATAGCCTAACCTATCAATGACGATAGGCAAACCTATCAACGACGACAGCCTAACCTATCTACAGCTACGGGAGAAGGCATCTACCCCCTACGCCTCTGCTTCGCTCGGCGAACGGATTCTACTCCCTACTCCCTACTCCCTACTCACTACTCACTACTACAGGCGCGAGGCAACCTCGTCGAGGAACTCCTCGGAGTGCACCACCTTCTCGGCGCGGGGGCTGCAGATGGCGGCCAAGTCGCCCGTCATTACCCCCTCCTCGATGGTTTCTACCACTACCCTCTCCAGCTTTCGGGCAAAGGCCACCAGTTCGGGAATGTTATCGAGCTCGCCGCGCTTGGCCAGCGCCCCGGTCCACGCATAGATGAGCGCCACGGCGTTGGTGGAGGTCTTCTCGCCCTTCAGGTGCTTGTAGTAGTGGCGCTGCACGGTGCCGTGGGCAGCCTCATACTCGAAGTATCCCTTGGGCGACACCAGCACGGAGGTCATCATGGCCAGCGAGCCGAACGACGAGGCCACCATGTCGCTCATCACATCGCCGTCGTAGTTCTTGCAGGCCCACAGGATGCCTCCCTCGTGCTTCATGATGCGGGCCACCACATCGTCAATCAGCGTGTAAAAGTAGGTGATGCCGGCATCGGCAAAGCGCTGCTTGTACTCGCTCTCGAATATCTCCTCGAAGATATTCTTGAAGCGCTGGTCGTAGATCTTCGAGATGGTATCCTTGGTGGCAAACCAGCAGTCGATCTTCTGGTCGATCGCGTACTCGAAGCACGAGCGGGCAAAGCTGCCTATAGAGTCGTCGGTGTTGTGCATCCCCTGGATTACCCCGGGCGAGTCGAACTCGTGGATAAGCGTGCGGCGCTCCAACCCGGCCCTGTCGGTGTACACCAGCTCGGCCTTGCCCGGCCCGTCGATGTACATCTCGGTGTTCCTGTACACGTCGCCGTAAGCGTGGCGGCCCACCACAATGGGCTTCACCCACGAGCGCACCGAAGGCTGCACGTTCTTCACCAGAATGGGCTTGCGGAACACCGTGCCGTCGAGCATGGCGCGGATGGTGCCGTTGGGCGACTTCCACTGCTGCTTGAGGCCGTACTCCACCACGCGGTCGGCGTTGGGCGTGATGGTGGCGTTCTTCACCCCCACCCCATACTTGATGATGGCGCTGGCGGCATCCGTGGTCACCTTGTCGTCGGTCTTATCGCGGTTCATGATGCCCAAATCGTAGTACTCCACCTTCAGGTCGACATACGGCAGGATCAATTTCTCCTTAATGATGGGCCATAGAACTCGGGTCATTTCGTCGCCGTCGAGCTCCACCAGCGGCGTTTTCATTGCTATTTTGGACATTGTTGTAGACGTTAGATATTAGACATTAGATGTTAGACTTTCGGCAAAGAGGATCACCGAGATATTTTAGGGTTGATTTGCGCTACTGGCAAAGAGTATTAGCAGCAAGGCTGATGGAAGCGCTGAGAAATTTTAGAATTGCTTCATCCTACTAACAAACCAGATTAGAGGTAATGCAGCATCTAAGCACGTTATCCCCTCCTTGGGAGGGGTTAGGGGTGGGTTTTACCTTCTTTTCGAAAGACTAGCCACCTAACACTTCACTTTGTAAGATTGTATTTAAGCCAATCGCTAGTGCTGCTTACTACTCTAAACCCACCCCTGCCCCTCCCAAGGAGGGGATAAAGAGCGCTGATTTAGATTTGCCATCACCTAGGGCGCAAGTTTTGCGCCCCTACCCTCATCATTTACCCCCGCTCGCTTAGCGGGATATAGGAAACCTCCTCGGCCAGCGTTTTATATGCAGGGCGGATGATACGCTTGGCGCTGATGAGCTCCTCTAGGCGATGGGCGCACCAGCCGGCAATGCGGGCCATGGCAAACATTGGGGTGTACACCGCCACGGGGATGTCGAGCATGCAGTACACGAATCCCGAATAAAAGTCGACGTTGGGGGCAATCACCTTCTCCCCTTTTATCTCGTGGAATACCTTTGGAGCCAAGCGCTCGATGGCATCGTAGAGGTTAAACTCGTGGAGCCTGTCCTTTTCGATGGCTACCTCGCGAGCCTTCTTCTTAAGCACCACGGCACGCGGATCGGAAAGGGTGTAAACGGCATGCCCCATCCCGTATATCTTGCCCGAGCGGTCGTAGGCCTCCTTGCGGAGAATCTTTGCCAGATACTCTTCGATCTCCTTCTCGTTGCTCCAATCCTTCACGTTACGCTTGATGTTGTCCATCATGGCCATCACCTCGCTGTTGGCCCCACCGTGCAGCGGCCCCTTCAGCGAGCCAATGGCAGCGGCAATAGCCGAGTAGGTATCCGTTTGCGACGACGATACCACGTGAACCGTGAACGATGAGTTGTTACCCCCCTCGTGCTCGGCATGCAGCACCAGCGCCAGATCTAGGATTTCCACCTCCAGCGGGGTATAGCGGTTGGCGCCCTTAAGCAGGTATAGGAAGTTCTCGGCATGGCTCAGCTTCGGATGCGGATGACGGATAACCAGCGACTTGTTCATGTAGTGGTAGCGCATGCCGTGGAAGGCGTGGGCAATAATCTCGGGAAACTTGGCAATAAGGCTGATGGACTGGCGCAGCACGTTTTCGGTGCTGGTGTCATCGGCGTTATCGTCGGTGGTGTAGAGCGCCAGCACCGATCGGGCCAGCATGTTCATGATGTCCTTACCGCGAAACGAGAGGATGATATCCTTGGTAAAGTACTCGGGGAGCTTGCGCTGCTCCTTCATGTACTCGCTGAATCGCTCCAGCTCATCGCGGGTAGGCAGCTTGCCAAAAAGCAGCAGGTAAACCGTCTCCTCGTAGCCCACGCGCTTCTCAGTAAGGTAGCCCTCGGCCAAATCCTTAATGTCGATCCCGCGATAGGTAAGCTTTCCTTCGGCAGGAACGTTTACGCCATCAACCTTCTTAACGCCCGACACCGAACCGATATTCGACAACCCCACAAGCACGCCGGTATGGTCGGCGTTGCGCAGACCACGCTTAACATCGTACTTTGCGAAAAGGTCGTTGTCGATTTCGGCAGCCTTCTCGGCCAAATGCGTCCAGTTAGAAAACTCGCTCATAAATATTGGTTTAGACTGTTATACATTTACACTACTTCACGTCGGTTCGAAGTAAGGAGTTGGTGTTACAAGCAAAGGTTGCCTTGGTGTACTCCCCGCCTTTTTAAGGAGGGGTGCCCGAAGGGCGGGGTGGTTTTCGGACAGTATTCTCTTCTACAACCTCCCCCGGCTACGCCGCTCCCCTCCTTGAAAAGGAGGGGACTAGCGCTGATCTTACCTTGGGCTAACCATATGAAGTTGTTTCAATCCTTACATCGAACTGATATTTACTTCTGATTTTGCCTGATGAGGTTGAGCGCCGAACCGGCCTTAAACCACTCGAACTGGTTGTCGTTGTAGGTTTGCACCGCCTCAAACGATTCGGTGCTTCCATCGGCATGATGGAGAAGAACGGTAAGGTTCTTCCCCACCTCGAACGACTCCAGCCCTAGGATATCTATGACATCATCCTCGTGAATCCTATCGTAATCGCTCTTATAGGCAAACGTAAGGGCAAGCACGCCTTGCTTTTTTAGATTCGTTTGATGGATGCGGGCAAACGACTTGGCCAGAATCACGGCAACGCCCATAAAGCGGGGCTCCATGGCGGCATGCTCGCGCGATGAGCCTTCGCCGTAGTTCTCATCGCCAACCACTATCGACAGGAAGCCGGCATCGCGGTATGTCTTAGCAGCATCCGGTACCGGCATATACTTATGGCTAAACTGATTTTTTACGCTATTGGTATGGCCATTGAAGAAGTTCGTAGCGCCAATGAGCATGTTCTGGGAGATATTCTCGAGATGCCCACGGTACTTCAGCCAAGGGCCAGCCATCGATATGTGGTCGGTGGTACACTTTCCCTTCACCTTGATGAGCAGCTTTAGTCCCTTCAGGTTTTTACCATTCCATGCAGGGAATGGCTTTAGCTCCTGCAGGCGCTTTGATGCAGGATCAATGCTAACCGCCACATTCGAGCCATCCTCGGCAGGAGCTTGGTAGCCGTTATCGGCAACATCAAACCCGTTGATGGGTAGTTCAAAGCCTGCAGGCTCATCGAGTTTTACCTCTTCGCCATTCGCATTCTTCAGCGTATCGGTTAGCGGATTGAACTTTAGGCTACCGGCAATGGTAAGCGCAGTTACAATCTCGGGCGATGCCACAAAAGCAAACGTATTGGGGTTGCCATCGTTGCGCTTGGCAAAGTTGCGGTTAAACGAGGTGATGATGGAGTTACGCTCGCCCTTCTCGGCACCGTGGCGCGCCCACTGCCCAATGCAAGGTCCGCAAGCGTTTGCCAACACAACACCGCCAATATTGCTAAACACGTCGATCAGTCCATCGCGCTGCATG
Encoded proteins:
- a CDS encoding PAS domain-containing protein, which codes for MRVKFDYVNFSLKKKISLSIIAASLLFFLVIGSLLLVQMRKVMYSSEKERLEAQSAAFESALQRSIASSAQVAKVASVSLGNLLASNASDTAIVKWLKGVNDTQNLYATVTETGTGATKVYHLTANGEAAVGTGTFSDNRFTAADIASDKEVALVTSADKHAYLRVAVKGTSINGRTLVVGQMLPLQELVLSANKNMKEDTLSILLLNSGGDIVSSNVEKYLGKSLASLADGDKLSEFAAGQADNSIKRVRFDDSRYIACYYPLSKVNADGGVVFLSPRSGSQLGLLAMILFVVMGVWAVLATVLLKVFSIRILAPLNRLTVSLKEVAQGKVSDELKVRYSLNDEIGAMSNSVNDLVDNLTETARFAKEIGEGNLACSYAPRGNEDKLGIALVGMQGSLAKAKELEEAQKEANKKSQWANEGMAKFAEILRNNHDNLKEMSFDVLKNLVKYVNAIQGGVFVLNDDVEDDHFLEMTACFAYDRRKMHQKRVDMGEGLVGRCFFEKQSILLKEMPDNYLEITSGLGQKNPNNLILVPLKINDTVNGVLEIASFNEFEEYQIQFIEKIAESISSTITSVRINERTTALLERSQVQAEQMAAQEEEMRQNLEELQATQEELEKRARENDQMNKELEKEKYLLDALLSTIPDFIYFKDEQCRFIRVSESMAPLFKVNSAADLVGKSDFDFHSAEHANRSYQEEMEIVRTGKKIIDNVVCERWDDGREQWVSTTKMPLIGADGRIVGSFGISKVITDFKRMEIEMTMQNEAMKETLAQMEKASEDAENVKTMYNKIIDNLPLKVFVKDHSGKLVVINSAVAKAHGLKAEELIGKSDFDFYDHDAAMKVYQAELEVMEGEAKTYVHEEHFEGGETKTLKTTKMPFYIDTLKEKGLLGVQVDVSEFSNIH
- a CDS encoding NADP-dependent isocitrate dehydrogenase, giving the protein MSKIAMKTPLVELDGDEMTRVLWPIIKEKLILPYVDLKVEYYDLGIMNRDKTDDKVTTDAASAIIKYGVGVKNATITPNADRVVEYGLKQQWKSPNGTIRAMLDGTVFRKPILVKNVQPSVRSWVKPIVVGRHAYGDVYRNTEMYIDGPGKAELVYTDRAGLERRTLIHEFDSPGVIQGMHNTDDSIGSFARSCFEYAIDQKIDCWFATKDTISKIYDQRFKNIFEEIFESEYKQRFADAGITYFYTLIDDVVARIMKHEGGILWACKNYDGDVMSDMVASSFGSLAMMTSVLVSPKGYFEYEAAHGTVQRHYYKHLKGEKTSTNAVALIYAWTGALAKRGELDNIPELVAFARKLERVVVETIEEGVMTGDLAAICSPRAEKVVHSEEFLDEVASRL
- a CDS encoding citrate/2-methylcitrate synthase gives rise to the protein MSEFSNWTHLAEKAAEIDNDLFAKYDVKRGLRNADHTGVLVGLSNIGSVSGVKKVDGVNVPAEGKLTYRGIDIKDLAEGYLTEKRVGYEETVYLLLFGKLPTRDELERFSEYMKEQRKLPEYFTKDIILSFRGKDIMNMLARSVLALYTTDDNADDTSTENVLRQSISLIAKFPEIIAHAFHGMRYHYMNKSLVIRHPHPKLSHAENFLYLLKGANRYTPLEVEILDLALVLHAEHEGGNNSSFTVHVVSSSQTDTYSAIAAAIGSLKGPLHGGANSEVMAMMDNIKRNVKDWSNEKEIEEYLAKILRKEAYDRSGKIYGMGHAVYTLSDPRAVVLKKKAREVAIEKDRLHEFNLYDAIERLAPKVFHEIKGEKVIAPNVDFYSGFVYCMLDIPVAVYTPMFAMARIAGWCAHRLEELISAKRIIRPAYKTLAEEVSYIPLSERG